In the Geobacter sp. FeAm09 genome, one interval contains:
- a CDS encoding bifunctional 2-polyprenyl-6-hydroxyphenol methylase/3-demethylubiquinol 3-O-methyltransferase UbiG, translating into MANDVRTHYELYPYPRYPLLASVRRCDTYALNLTAVWTRFNGALPPPEAQRILIAGCGSFSPYPFALANPDAAITALDLSERSLRRARLHCLLHGRTNVTYRQGDLLDAPLTGGPFGLIDAYGVLHHLDDPLAGLTALAGRLAPGGVVRLMVYSRYARREEEAIRRAFRLVGITDPAAARRLMARAKPGSRLRRFAETSDEASFDSGLADALLHPRVRTFRVAGLLDLVRQSGLEPLLFAHHGAREDVGEEVERLTALEAARRSPGNFILYAGRNVAGPCPVDRGSLVMLNPCLSRAVTPFALGTVHIAPRLGIANPVLTGPERALLRGLRHPRPWDDLSPACRALLPACRTALFLLQFRG; encoded by the coding sequence ATGGCCAACGACGTACGCACCCATTACGAGCTCTACCCCTACCCCCGCTACCCCCTGCTGGCCTCGGTGCGCCGGTGCGATACCTACGCCCTGAACCTGACCGCCGTGTGGACCCGCTTCAATGGCGCCCTGCCGCCACCCGAGGCGCAGCGCATCCTCATAGCCGGGTGCGGCAGTTTCTCCCCCTATCCCTTTGCCCTGGCCAACCCTGATGCCGCCATCACCGCCCTCGACCTGTCGGAGCGCAGCCTCCGCCGCGCCCGCCTGCACTGTCTGCTCCACGGCCGCACCAACGTAACCTACCGCCAAGGGGACCTGCTGGACGCCCCCCTGACCGGCGGCCCCTTCGGCCTGATCGACGCCTACGGCGTACTCCACCACCTGGACGACCCCCTGGCCGGCCTCACGGCCCTGGCGGGACGCCTGGCGCCGGGAGGGGTGGTACGGCTCATGGTCTACAGCCGCTACGCCCGCCGGGAAGAGGAGGCCATCCGCCGGGCCTTCCGCCTGGTAGGGATCACCGACCCGGCCGCGGCGCGGCGGCTCATGGCCCGGGCCAAACCGGGGTCGCGCCTGCGCCGTTTCGCGGAGACGTCCGACGAGGCATCCTTCGACAGCGGGCTTGCCGATGCCCTGCTCCACCCTCGGGTCCGCACCTTCCGGGTGGCCGGACTGCTGGACCTGGTCCGCCAGAGCGGCCTGGAACCGCTCCTGTTTGCCCACCACGGCGCCCGGGAGGATGTGGGGGAGGAGGTGGAACGGCTCACGGCCCTGGAGGCCGCCCGGCGCTCCCCCGGCAATTTCATCCTCTACGCCGGCCGCAACGTGGCCGGCCCCTGCCCCGTGGACCGCGGCTCCCTCGTCATGCTCAACCCCTGCCTCTCCCGGGCCGTCACCCCGTTTGCCCTGGGGACGGTCCACATCGCCCCGCGCCTGGGGATCGCCAACCCGGTGCTGACCGGCCCGGAACGCGCCCTGCTGCGGGGCCTGCGCCACCCCCGGCCCTGGGACGACCTCTCCCCCGCCTGCCGCGCCCTCCTGCCGGCCTGCCGCACGGCCCTGTTCCTGCTCCAGTTCAGGGGCTGA
- a CDS encoding GSU0071 family protein — MFTTIAPGSTTMNTDLIDEAIDRYVSERMTAGREHASSRFLSYAHLKCTGSEIGEFMRHVTGLTRYYIDVTKVFENPFRGIEMAFLATMLVVAIVSCWLMQEETTRLCGICVFAGTIVHGFALMRHIARKWLKSGVMIAMYEELVALVEQEEASLRG; from the coding sequence ATGTTCACCACCATTGCACCAGGGAGCACCACCATGAATACCGACCTTATCGACGAAGCCATTGACCGATACGTCAGCGAACGCATGACCGCCGGGCGGGAACACGCCAGCTCGCGCTTTCTCAGCTACGCCCATCTCAAATGCACCGGCAGCGAGATCGGCGAATTCATGCGCCACGTAACCGGACTGACCCGCTATTACATAGATGTCACCAAGGTGTTCGAGAACCCGTTCCGCGGCATCGAGATGGCCTTTTTGGCCACCATGCTGGTGGTCGCCATCGTCAGTTGCTGGCTGATGCAGGAAGAAACGACCCGCCTGTGCGGCATCTGCGTCTTTGCCGGCACCATCGTCCACGGCTTCGCCCTGATGCGGCACATCGCCCGCAAATGGCTCAAGTCCGGCGTGATGATCGCCATGTACGAGGAGCTGGTCGCCCTGGTGGAGCAGGAGGAGGCAAGCCTCCGGGGGTGA
- a CDS encoding DNA-binding protein, whose product MKKNRLSFLAFIVFSSSATVALAAPPAPAVPAGHPKIDYPAQSTTHQQSAPISGTVLQAMNSGGYSYIHLQKNSGEKVWLAVTETRVNVGDRMSFMEGLVMKNFESKTLKRTFDSIIFSNGVIPQAKAAAPAAPAAAAAPTKAQAAAMGSKVAVKAKEAKISVKKAVGPNAYTIAEAYRNSAKLNNKQVAIRGKVVKVTPRIMKKNWIHIQDGSGSQAKGTHNLVCTTTATARVGDVVTVRGTLAKDRDFGYGYRYSVIVENAAIGK is encoded by the coding sequence TCTTGCGTTCATCGTTTTCAGCAGCAGCGCCACCGTCGCCCTGGCCGCACCTCCAGCCCCCGCCGTGCCGGCCGGCCACCCCAAGATCGACTATCCCGCCCAATCCACGACCCACCAGCAATCGGCCCCCATCTCGGGCACGGTGCTGCAGGCCATGAACAGCGGCGGCTACAGTTATATCCACCTCCAGAAGAACAGCGGCGAGAAGGTCTGGCTGGCCGTGACGGAAACCAGGGTGAACGTGGGGGACCGCATGAGCTTCATGGAAGGTCTTGTCATGAAGAACTTCGAGAGCAAGACCCTCAAGCGCACCTTTGATTCCATCATCTTCTCCAACGGCGTCATCCCCCAGGCGAAAGCCGCCGCCCCGGCAGCGCCGGCGGCAGCCGCAGCTCCGACAAAGGCGCAGGCGGCGGCGATGGGCAGCAAGGTCGCCGTAAAGGCCAAAGAGGCGAAGATTTCGGTCAAAAAGGCCGTCGGCCCCAATGCCTACACCATTGCCGAGGCGTACCGCAACAGCGCCAAGCTCAACAACAAGCAGGTCGCCATCAGGGGCAAGGTGGTCAAGGTCACGCCCAGGATCATGAAGAAAAACTGGATACACATCCAGGACGGCAGCGGCTCCCAGGCCAAGGGAACCCACAATCTGGTCTGCACCACCACGGCCACGGCCCGAGTGGGCGACGTGGTTACGGTCAGGGGAACCCTGGCCAAGGACCGGGATTTCGGGTACGGCTACCGGTACAGCGTGATCGTCGAGAATGCCGCCATCGGCAAATAG